The Podarcis muralis chromosome 10, rPodMur119.hap1.1, whole genome shotgun sequence genome includes a region encoding these proteins:
- the POLR3H gene encoding DNA-directed RNA polymerase III subunit RPC8 encodes MFVLVEMTDTVRIPPWQFERKLNDAITEELNKKLANKVVYNVGLCICLYDITKLEDSYIFPGDGASHTKVHFRYVVFHPFLDEILVGVIKGCSLEGVRVSLGFFDDIIIPPESLQQPAKFDEAEQVWVWEYETEEGAHDLYMDTGEEIRFRVVDETFIDTSPTGPSSAEPSTSSATEEVQKKEAPYTLVGSISEPGLGLLSWWTNS; translated from the exons ATGTTTGTGTTAGTGGAGATGACGGATACTGTGCGGATTCCTCCATGGCAGTTTGAAAGGAAGCTTAATGATGCTATCACTGAAGAGTTGAATAAGAAGTTAGCCAATAAG gtTGTGTATAATGTTGGCCTCTGCATCTGCCTTTACGACATCACAAAACTGGAAGATTCCTACATATTCCCAGGAGATGGTGCATCACATACAAAAG tgcattttcgGTATGTTGTGTTTCACCCCTTTCTGGATGAAATTCTGGTTGGAGTAATAAAAGGCTGCAGTCTGGAAGGAGTTCGGG TTTCACTTGGGTTCTTTGATGACATCATCATTCCTCCAGAATCCCTACAGCAACCTGCCAAGTT TGATGAAGCAGAACAAGTATGGGTTTGGGAATATGAGACCGAAGAAGGAGCCCATGACCTGTATATGGATACAGGAGAGGAAATCCGTTTCCGGGTGGTTGATGAAACTTTCATTGACACATCCCCAACAGGCCCAAGCTCTGCAGAGCCCTCCACCTCTAGTGCCACAGAGGAGGTGCAGAAGAAGGAAGCCCCCTACACACTAGTG GGATCTATCAGTGAACCTGGTCTGGGTCTCCTATCCTGGTGGACAAACAGTTAG